From the candidate division KSB1 bacterium genome, the window GCTAAACTTAATAAAAACAATTACAAGCTCTCCATTTCTGGAGAGCCTTTTTTGTTTGGGTATTCTCAAATTTACCCATGTTTGGACAAAAAATAACGTAACTTTAACGTAACTTTTTCGGCGTGCTTTCGCAGACCAGTCTGGCCTCGGTGGCTCATCTCTTTTTTCCATAAATGACCTACGGATTAGAAGTAATATTTTTTGTGCCTAATGAACATCGCAAAACTGCGATTCAAGGCTAAAGTCACTCATTTCTTTGTATCCATTTGTATGTGTTTTCGGATATTTGGATAGCAAAGTGGTAACATTATGGTAACATGGATTCAATTGTTTTGATGGTTTTATTGAACCTAAAGACTTTTGATGATCTAGCTTTATAGACTATGATATAGCTCTCAAATTTTGAGGGCTTATCTTTCTCTATTCTCAAGTTTACCCTGTTTACCCAAATTTTAACGCAACTTTAACGAAACCGGTTTTTTCCCAAAAAATAAATGCAACATCGAGTCCAAAGGTAACTGCTAATAATCCATAGGACTCTTCACACCCATTCCCCCTCGGTTTAGAACGTGCGTATAAATCATTGTTGTTCGCACGTCTTGGTGACCCAGGAGTTCCTGAACGGTTCTAATATCGTGGCCGTTCTCTAATAAATGAGTTGCGAAACTGTGACGTAGAGTGTGACAGCTTCCAGTTTTCGTAATACAAGCCTTTTCAATTGCATCCTTCATGGCCCTTTGTACAGCTGACTCATGGAAATGATGTCTTCTATGCTCCTTGTCCTCAGGGTCAAAATACCGGGTCGATGCTGGGCAAACGTATTGCCATCGCCATTCTTTATCAGCGTTCGGGTATTTTCGCCTCAAAGCACCTGGCAACCGCACACTGCCGAAGCCTTCAGCAAGGTCTTTCTCATGTAACGATTTGACCCGCTGCAGGTGAGTTTTCAAAGGCGAGATGACTGACTCTGGCATCATTGTTAGTCTGTCTTTTTGACCTTTTCCGCTTCTTACCGTAATTTGGCGACATGCGAAATCCAAATCCTTGACTCGCAATCTCAAGCACTCCATGAGACGCAATCCCGAACCATACATCAAGGCACCCATGAGCCAACATTTGCCGTGTAGATGCAACATCACTTTTTTCACTTCTTCCCTTGTAAATACCACTGGAATTTTTTTAGGCTTTCTTGCTCGCTGAATATTGCCAATCCACCCTATTTCTTTTCTCAGGATCCGCTTATATAGGAATAACAAAGCACTGAGCGCCTGATTTTGCGTTGATGCTGCAACCTTCTGATTAACAACGAGGTATGTGAGAAATTGATTTATTTCTCGTTCTCCCATTTCCTTTGGATGCCGTTTGTTGTGAAACAGGATGTATTTGCGTATCCAATTGATGTAAGTTTTTTCAGTGCGATAGCTGTAATTCTGAGTCCTCAATGAATCTCGCACTACCTCCAGTAATTTTCTTTCACCCATGCAGCCTCCCGAGTTTTTTATTGCATGTTACATTTGGAAAACATATCTTTTAAGGAAATTTAACAAGGATGGAACAAAGCCGATGAGGATTTCACGGTTAGCCTCCACATCTCTCAGCCTCGACTCTACACCAAGTCTCCCCATAGAGTGTTCTTTTGTACACCTAAATACGCATCCTAGCAACTTTTTGCAAGTATTTTTTACTAGTAATAGATTTTTTTTGATTGTTCGTCCGCTTCAGCTTTGCAGGTTTCAGTGGGCACATTATGATGCAGTATAATCCCGGTACTTGAGCGTTATACTGCAAAAATCGCAACGTTTGTCCACTTTTTATAAGCTAAACGATGTTTTTATCAGACATAAATGCCGTGTTATAACATTGCATTTATGAAGGATATTCATAGTTATACGGTAAGAAATTTAGATAATCCAAGGTAATATATTGATCGATCAAACTATATTGCACTACAAAATCCGAAAAAATTAGTGAAGGCGGCATGGGTGTAGTCTACAGGATACCAAATTCAAACGCGAGGTCGCCCTTAACTTTCTGCCACGACAGATTGCCGCCAGCGAAAGATGCAACTATGCTGAGCTCGCGGATCCTGAACCTGAACGTGCAGAACAAATTCATAGATGTCATACCCTAATCCGAAGGAGGAATCATGACAAAATTGACCAACTTGTTTCGAACCACAGCCGCTTTTGCCCTGCTGCTACTCGCCGCACACTCTGGCTGGGCTTCACCCGGCGGCGATGACTGGCCGGCCTGGGGCGGCCCACACGGCAATTTTACCGTAACCCCCGGGGTTATCAAAGGGGAGCAACCGATTGAACTGAAAATAGCCTGGAAGAAGGAGTTGGGTTCCGGGTATTCTGCGGTTTCGGTTCTGGATGGCATGGCCGTTACCATGTTTTCGGACAGCACTTTTGACTACGCCATTGCTCTGGACGTTGAAGACGGCAGCGAGCTCTGGCGTTTCAAAATCGGGCCAACCTTTCCCGGCCGATGGGGCTCCGCCAACGGTCCGATCTCGACCCCGCTGATCTCGCAAAACAAGGTCGTAGGGTTGAGCGCAGGCGGACGCCTGTTTGCTTTGGATCGCAAAACCGGCGAGCTGGTGTGGGACAGCGATCTGGTAGTGGATCACCAGGCGAAAATACCTTTCTATGGCTTTGCCACCTCCCCAATTCTGTACAATAACATCCTTGTGGTCGAAACCGGCGGCGCTGCGCAGAACGCGATTTCGGCCTTCGACCCCAATACCGGGCAGGTGCTGTGGGCTGCCGGTGGCGACACCGTGGAATACCAATCGCCTTATCTGCTGCAAACCAGCGATGGCAGCCAGTTTGTAGGCATTACCAATCGCGCTCTGTACGGACTGCAGCCGGAAACCGGCAAAATTTTGTGGCGCTTTGAGCATGGCGGCACCGGCATTCTCATGGGCGCGGCAAGCGCCAACCTTGTTCCCGTCGAAGGCAATC encodes:
- a CDS encoding integron integrase — encoded protein: MGERKLLEVVRDSLRTQNYSYRTEKTYINWIRKYILFHNKRHPKEMGEREINQFLTYLVVNQKVAASTQNQALSALLFLYKRILRKEIGWIGNIQRARKPKKIPVVFTREEVKKVMLHLHGKCWLMGALMYGSGLRLMECLRLRVKDLDFACRQITVRSGKGQKDRLTMMPESVISPLKTHLQRVKSLHEKDLAEGFGSVRLPGALRRKYPNADKEWRWQYVCPASTRYFDPEDKEHRRHHFHESAVQRAMKDAIEKACITKTGSCHTLRHSFATHLLENGHDIRTVQELLGHQDVRTTMIYTHVLNRGGMGVKSPMDY
- a CDS encoding PQQ-binding-like beta-propeller repeat protein, whose amino-acid sequence is MTKLTNLFRTTAAFALLLLAAHSGWASPGGDDWPAWGGPHGNFTVTPGVIKGEQPIELKIAWKKELGSGYSAVSVLDGMAVTMFSDSTFDYAIALDVEDGSELWRFKIGPTFPGRWGSANGPISTPLISQNKVVGLSAGGRLFALDRKTGELVWDSDLVVDHQAKIPFYGFATSPILYNNILVVETGGAAQNAISAFDPNTGQVLWAAGGDTVEYQSPYLLQTSDGSQFVGITNRALYGLQPETGKILWRFEHGGTGILMGAASANLVPVEGNQFFLKNTDQGGMLFKIEYANEMYQVDEVWQTKAIKGTYVIPVYHDGHLFGYNSRIFGCVNAETGERVWRSRAPGDGFPIVVDGHLVVITKNGRLSVAPASPEGYKQIASLDLFANLVWTPASFAGGRLFLRSMTEIAGVDIVPAQSVAQAVANADGMVPDSKFAQFVKKAEQAMDKIALVDEFMAEQKEFPLIEGEDIVHFIYRG